Proteins encoded by one window of Streptomyces sp. ALI-76-A:
- a CDS encoding glycosyltransferase, which produces MGEPRVAVAVVTMGNRPAEVDALLESVAKQDLAPARIVIVGNGCRLPEFAERLSLPGEVIAIELEENLGCPGGRNVALGRLREFGDIDVVVELDDDGLLVDADVLRRVGDLFAVDPRLGVVGFRIADEYGETQQRHVPRIGASDPLRGGYVTGFLGGGHAFRMAMLDETGDWPAAFFFAHEEIDLAWRAVDHGWRILYAPELLLRHPRTSPARHAIYYRVNARNRVWLVRRRLPLPLIPVHLGVWTLLTLLRVRSAAGLRAWFGGFLEGLREPAGERRPMRWSTVWRLTRLGRPPVI; this is translated from the coding sequence GTGGGGGAGCCGAGGGTCGCCGTCGCCGTGGTGACCATGGGGAACCGGCCGGCGGAGGTGGACGCGCTGCTGGAGTCCGTGGCCAAGCAGGATCTCGCCCCCGCGCGGATCGTGATCGTCGGCAACGGCTGCCGGCTGCCCGAGTTCGCCGAGCGGCTCTCGCTGCCCGGCGAGGTCATCGCCATCGAGCTCGAGGAGAACCTCGGCTGTCCCGGCGGACGGAACGTGGCGCTCGGCCGGCTCCGGGAGTTCGGGGACATCGATGTCGTCGTCGAGCTGGACGACGACGGACTGCTGGTCGACGCCGACGTACTGCGCCGCGTGGGCGACCTGTTCGCCGTCGACCCGCGCCTCGGCGTCGTCGGCTTCCGTATCGCCGACGAGTACGGGGAGACACAGCAGCGGCACGTGCCGCGGATCGGTGCGTCCGACCCCCTGCGGGGCGGGTACGTCACCGGGTTCCTCGGCGGCGGGCACGCCTTCCGCATGGCGATGCTCGACGAGACCGGGGACTGGCCCGCCGCGTTCTTCTTCGCCCACGAGGAGATCGACCTGGCCTGGCGGGCCGTCGACCACGGCTGGCGGATCCTGTACGCGCCCGAGCTGCTGCTCCGGCACCCGAGGACCTCGCCCGCCCGGCACGCCATCTACTACCGGGTGAACGCCCGCAACCGGGTCTGGCTGGTCCGCCGCCGGCTCCCGCTGCCGCTCATCCCCGTGCATCTGGGCGTGTGGACGCTGCTCACGCTGCTGCGGGTGCGGTCGGCGGCCGGACTGCGCGCCTGGTTCGGCGGCTTCCTGGAAGGCCTGCGCGAACCCGCCGGAGAACGCCGGCCCATGCGCTGGAGCACGGTGTGGCGGCTGACCCGGCTGGGCCGCCCACCGGTGATCTGA
- a CDS encoding bifunctional 3'-5' exonuclease/DNA polymerase, whose product MTDRWALAPAEGGGVEFAALGAGGVLAGPVRRAADAAEAVRGLPEVTRWVWRSTAETYPPLLATGVRVERCYDVEDAETLLLGHEGRSGAPRSAAAALARLRGGPVPPDPPQRSAEPGSQSSLFEPQAARLPLADLVEVYADQQRRHDATARPDRMRLLTAAESAGMLVAAEMNRAGLPWSADVHRRVLHDLLGERYAGGGEPRRLAELADEVSAAFGRRVRPDLPADVVKAFAQAGIKVRSTRRWEIESVDHPAVKPLVEYKKLYRIWVAHGWSWLHDWVRDGRFRPGFLAGGTVTGRWVTNGGGALQIPKVIRRAVVADPGWRLVVADADQMEPRVLAAISRDPGLMEVAGRETDLYQSVSDRAFSGDRAQAKLAVLGAVYGQTSGDGLKNLAALRRRFPRAVAYVDDAARAGEEGRLVRTWLGRTCPPAAGASEDTAEEAGIPAAENDPEDRPWVPGHTSTDARARGRFARNFVVQGSAADWTLLLLAALRRACADMAAELVFFQHDEVIVHCPQEEAEAVVTAIREASDLAGRLTFGETPVRFPFSTAVVECYADAK is encoded by the coding sequence ATGACCGATCGGTGGGCTCTGGCTCCGGCCGAGGGCGGTGGCGTGGAGTTCGCCGCCCTCGGTGCCGGCGGGGTGCTCGCGGGGCCGGTGCGGCGGGCGGCGGACGCCGCCGAGGCCGTGCGCGGCCTGCCGGAGGTCACGCGCTGGGTGTGGCGGTCGACGGCCGAGACGTACCCGCCTCTGCTCGCCACGGGGGTGCGAGTGGAGCGGTGCTACGACGTGGAGGACGCGGAGACGCTTCTCCTCGGTCATGAGGGGCGCTCCGGCGCACCCCGGTCGGCGGCCGCCGCCCTCGCCCGGCTGCGGGGCGGCCCCGTACCGCCCGACCCTCCGCAGCGGTCCGCCGAGCCGGGCTCGCAGTCGTCGCTGTTCGAGCCGCAGGCCGCGCGCCTCCCGCTCGCCGACCTCGTGGAGGTGTACGCCGACCAGCAGCGGCGGCACGACGCCACCGCGCGTCCCGACCGCATGCGGCTGCTGACCGCCGCCGAGTCGGCGGGCATGCTGGTGGCCGCCGAGATGAACCGGGCCGGGCTGCCGTGGAGCGCCGACGTGCACCGCCGGGTGCTGCACGACCTGCTCGGTGAGCGGTACGCCGGCGGCGGCGAACCCCGCCGCCTGGCCGAACTCGCCGACGAGGTATCCGCCGCCTTCGGCCGCCGGGTCCGCCCCGACCTGCCCGCCGACGTGGTCAAGGCGTTCGCGCAGGCCGGGATCAAGGTCAGGTCGACCAGGCGGTGGGAGATCGAGTCGGTCGACCATCCCGCCGTGAAGCCGCTGGTCGAGTACAAGAAGCTGTACCGCATCTGGGTCGCCCACGGCTGGTCCTGGCTCCACGACTGGGTGCGCGACGGCCGGTTCCGCCCCGGGTTCCTCGCGGGCGGCACGGTCACCGGCCGATGGGTCACCAACGGCGGCGGCGCCCTGCAGATCCCGAAGGTGATCCGGCGGGCCGTGGTCGCCGATCCCGGCTGGCGGCTGGTGGTCGCCGACGCCGACCAGATGGAACCGCGCGTGCTGGCCGCCATCTCCCGCGATCCCGGGCTGATGGAGGTGGCCGGCCGGGAGACCGACCTGTACCAGTCCGTGTCCGACCGCGCCTTCTCCGGCGACCGCGCCCAGGCCAAGCTCGCCGTGCTCGGCGCGGTCTACGGCCAGACCTCCGGCGACGGCCTGAAGAACCTCGCCGCGCTCAGACGCCGCTTCCCGCGCGCGGTGGCCTACGTCGACGACGCGGCGCGGGCCGGCGAGGAAGGGCGGCTGGTGCGCACCTGGCTCGGCCGGACCTGCCCGCCGGCGGCCGGGGCGAGCGAGGACACGGCGGAGGAGGCGGGCATCCCCGCGGCGGAGAACGACCCCGAGGACCGCCCGTGGGTGCCCGGCCACACCTCGACCGACGCCCGCGCCCGCGGCCGCTTCGCCCGCAACTTCGTGGTCCAGGGCAGCGCCGCCGACTGGACCCTGCTGCTGCTCGCCGCGCTGCGTCGCGCCTGTGCGGACATGGCGGCCGAGCTGGTCTTCTTCCAGCACGACGAGGTGATCGTGCACTGCCCGCAGGAGGAGGCGGAGGCGGTCGTGACAGCGATCCGTGAGGCGTCGGACCTGGCCGGACGGCTGACGTTCGGGGAGACCCCGGTGCGGTTCCCGTTCAGCACGGCGGTGGTCGAGTGCTACGCGGACGCGAAGTGA
- a CDS encoding LysE family translocator, with protein sequence MVDMHLYAAFLVAAFALCVTPGPDMMFIVAMGGRGGPTAGVMAAFGVACAMLVHAVAAALGLSALFLALPTLYHVLRWAGAAYLLYLAVKAFRDRSVPGEEGEPAGAGMRRAFWQGAVTNLLNPKVILFNVAFLPQFVDPSLGHVRGQFLLLGATIVVMGFLWDGFVGLLAGRLAGLLRRSTRVNRALNVVSGTVFAGLAVRLVAAPK encoded by the coding sequence ATGGTGGACATGCATCTGTACGCGGCGTTCCTGGTCGCCGCCTTCGCGCTCTGTGTCACCCCCGGCCCCGACATGATGTTCATCGTGGCGATGGGCGGACGCGGTGGGCCGACTGCCGGGGTGATGGCCGCGTTCGGGGTGGCCTGCGCCATGCTCGTGCACGCGGTCGCCGCGGCGCTCGGTCTGTCGGCGTTGTTCCTGGCGTTGCCGACGCTCTACCACGTGCTGCGCTGGGCGGGCGCGGCCTATCTGCTCTACCTGGCGGTGAAGGCCTTCAGGGACCGCTCGGTGCCGGGCGAGGAAGGGGAGCCGGCCGGTGCGGGGATGCGGCGGGCGTTCTGGCAGGGGGCGGTCACCAACCTGCTCAACCCCAAGGTGATCCTGTTCAACGTGGCGTTCCTGCCCCAGTTCGTCGACCCGTCGCTCGGACACGTGCGGGGCCAGTTCCTGCTGCTCGGCGCGACCATCGTGGTCATGGGGTTCCTCTGGGACGGCTTCGTCGGCCTGCTCGCCGGGCGGCTGGCCGGCCTGCTCCGGCGCAGCACGCGGGTGAACCGGGCGTTGAACGTCGTCTCCGGGACCGTGTTCGCGGGGCTGGCGGTGCGATTGGTGGCCGCGCCGAAGTAG
- a CDS encoding DUF2786 domain-containing protein: MSSTNTPGDPGSTSGTVERAFHAALYADSDTALDTGASLLAADPGADAEVARRGEEFVAAAWRRGWQPADVVRIVGRELGDGHVRLVAALIRAQARGDRPRGRRWTAQLDRIARRADAGDLAATPPRPDRFTQATAVLELYRLLLRLPALEPLEEPRRASRREHGTDGRMLARIRALLAKAEATGFPEEAEALSAKAQELMARHSVDEAVLSAQPHAPGAAADTPGACRIGVEPPYEQAKAVLLDAVAVANHCRAVWNESLGFSTVVGFESDLDAVELLYTSLLVQAQSAMAKAEAAQRAGGRKRTKTFRQSFLAAYAHRVGTRLREAAAAPVSEDLLPVLASREVAVTDRLDRMFPQTTTTRLRGVSDEAGWTEGARAADHAQVRSRRPLE, from the coding sequence GTGAGCAGCACGAACACCCCAGGGGACCCGGGCAGTACGTCCGGCACCGTCGAACGCGCCTTCCACGCCGCCCTGTACGCCGACTCCGACACCGCCCTGGACACCGGCGCCTCCCTCCTGGCGGCCGACCCCGGTGCGGACGCCGAGGTGGCCCGGCGGGGCGAGGAGTTCGTGGCGGCGGCCTGGCGGCGCGGCTGGCAGCCCGCGGACGTCGTACGGATCGTCGGCCGCGAGCTGGGCGACGGCCATGTACGCCTGGTGGCCGCGTTGATCCGCGCGCAGGCACGCGGCGACCGCCCGCGCGGCCGGCGCTGGACCGCCCAGCTCGACCGGATCGCCCGGCGGGCGGACGCCGGCGACCTCGCCGCGACGCCGCCCCGCCCCGACCGTTTCACGCAGGCGACGGCCGTGCTGGAGCTGTACCGCCTGCTCCTGCGCCTGCCCGCGCTGGAGCCTCTGGAGGAGCCACGGCGGGCCTCCCGGCGGGAGCACGGCACCGACGGCCGCATGCTCGCCCGCATCCGCGCTCTCCTCGCCAAGGCGGAGGCGACCGGCTTTCCTGAGGAGGCGGAGGCGCTCAGCGCCAAGGCGCAGGAACTGATGGCCCGGCACAGCGTGGACGAGGCCGTACTGTCCGCCCAGCCGCACGCCCCCGGAGCCGCCGCCGACACCCCCGGCGCCTGCCGCATCGGCGTCGAGCCGCCGTACGAGCAGGCCAAGGCGGTTCTGCTGGACGCGGTCGCCGTCGCGAACCACTGCCGGGCCGTGTGGAACGAGTCCCTCGGCTTCTCCACCGTGGTCGGCTTCGAGTCCGACCTGGACGCGGTCGAACTCCTGTACACCTCGCTGCTCGTGCAGGCCCAGTCCGCCATGGCGAAGGCGGAGGCGGCCCAGCGCGCGGGCGGCCGCAAACGCACCAAGACCTTCCGGCAGTCCTTCCTCGCCGCCTACGCCCACCGGGTCGGCACCCGGCTGCGCGAGGCCGCCGCGGCCCCGGTGAGCGAGGACCTGCTCCCGGTGCTCGCCTCCCGGGAGGTCGCGGTCACCGACCGCCTGGACCGCATGTTCCCGCAGACGACCACGACCCGGCTGCGCGGTGTCAGCGACGAGGCAGGCTGGACGGAGGGCGCCCGGGCGGCCGACCACGCCCAGGTCCGGTCCCGTCGGCCCTTGGAGTGA
- a CDS encoding DUF4232 domain-containing protein — translation MRATPLAVTALAAALLLTACDSGGSGSGSESDDSGSSRKPGDACQIGQLGVEAGPANAAPAAGDEGNIPVSLTNQSAPCTLEGIAGAVLKAGGASATVPAADGAQPEKLTLAKGDSVTFTLTYVRGGAAGAKSLAAKTLEISLPGAPDDVQSFPWSYGPVALKADGEAPDASVGPFTRAGD, via the coding sequence ATGCGCGCAACCCCCCTCGCCGTCACCGCCCTCGCCGCCGCCCTCCTCCTGACCGCCTGCGACAGCGGCGGGAGCGGGAGCGGCAGTGAGAGCGACGACAGTGGCAGCTCCCGGAAGCCCGGGGACGCCTGTCAGATCGGTCAGCTGGGCGTCGAGGCCGGCCCGGCCAACGCCGCGCCGGCCGCCGGGGACGAGGGCAACATCCCCGTCTCGCTCACCAACCAGAGCGCGCCGTGCACCCTGGAGGGCATCGCCGGGGCCGTCCTCAAGGCCGGCGGCGCCTCCGCGACCGTCCCCGCGGCGGACGGCGCCCAGCCCGAGAAGCTGACCCTGGCCAAGGGCGACAGTGTGACCTTCACCCTCACCTACGTCCGGGGCGGCGCGGCCGGCGCGAAGAGCCTCGCCGCGAAGACGCTGGAGATCAGCCTGCCCGGGGCCCCCGACGACGTGCAGAGCTTCCCGTGGTCGTACGGCCCGGTGGCACTGAAGGCCGACGGCGAGGCGCCGGACGCGTCGGTGGGGCCCTTCACGCGCGCGGGCGACTGA
- the rpsN gene encoding 30S ribosomal protein S14, producing MAKKSKIAKNDRRQEIVARYAERRAELKEILRRPSSTEEERLAARRELRRQPRDASATRVRNRDQVDGRPRGYFRAFGLSRVNLRGQAHAGYLPGVRKSSW from the coding sequence ATGGCGAAGAAGAGCAAGATCGCGAAGAACGACCGGCGGCAGGAGATCGTCGCGCGGTACGCCGAGCGGCGGGCCGAGCTGAAGGAGATCCTCCGGCGGCCGTCGTCCACGGAGGAGGAACGGCTCGCCGCGCGGCGGGAGTTGCGCCGACAGCCGCGCGACGCCAGCGCGACGCGCGTGCGCAACCGGGACCAGGTGGACGGGCGTCCGCGCGGGTACTTCCGGGCCTTCGGACTGTCCCGGGTGAACCTGCGGGGGCAGGCGCACGCCGGATATCTGCCGGGGGTGCGCAAGTCGTCCTGGTGA
- the rpmB gene encoding 50S ribosomal protein L28 — protein MSAHCMLTGARPGFGNRISHSHRRTSRRFDPNIQSKRYWLPSEGRHVRLRLSTKGIRTVDTIGVEAAVARIRARGVRV, from the coding sequence GTGTCCGCCCACTGCATGCTGACCGGCGCCCGGCCCGGCTTCGGCAACCGCATTTCGCACTCCCACCGGCGCACCTCGCGCCGCTTCGACCCGAACATCCAGTCCAAGCGCTACTGGCTGCCGAGTGAGGGCCGTCACGTACGGCTGCGACTGAGCACCAAGGGGATCAGGACCGTGGACACGATCGGCGTCGAGGCGGCCGTGGCCCGGATCCGCGCGCGGGGGGTGCGGGTCTGA
- the rpmG gene encoding 50S ribosomal protein L33: MARNELRPVIKLRSTAGTGFTYVTRKNRRNDPDRMTLRKFDPVVRRHVDFREER; the protein is encoded by the coding sequence ATGGCTCGCAACGAACTCCGCCCGGTCATCAAGCTCCGGTCCACCGCCGGGACCGGCTTCACCTATGTCACCCGCAAGAACCGCCGCAACGACCCGGACCGCATGACGCTGCGCAAGTTCGATCCGGTCGTCCGCCGCCACGTCGACTTCCGAGAGGAGCGCTGA
- a CDS encoding type B 50S ribosomal protein L31, translated as MRKGIHPDYGLVVFRDRAAKHAFLTRSTMSSDRTIEWEDGHTYPVVDVEISNVSHPFYTGTARVMDTAGRVERFERRYGKQD; from the coding sequence ATGCGCAAGGGAATCCACCCCGACTACGGCCTCGTCGTCTTCCGCGACCGCGCCGCGAAGCACGCCTTCCTCACCCGCTCGACCATGTCCAGCGACAGGACCATCGAGTGGGAGGACGGCCACACGTACCCCGTCGTCGACGTCGAGATCTCGAACGTGAGCCATCCCTTCTACACGGGCACGGCACGCGTCATGGACACCGCCGGACGCGTGGAGCGCTTCGAGCGCCGGTACGGGAAGCAGGACTGA
- a CDS encoding GTP-binding protein has translation MSELSVVIVGGLHADARKAAVAGLLADVPGSLALHHDLATATAGTVVRTVRDATGIIDAGETPLVNDCACCALREDLVPELRRLADVGATRLAVVELWDSVEPKAMAEVVTAGGLSVTGVITAVDPALVLPYLGNGDDLAERGLAAAATDQRTVADTFARQLEYAPVLAVADSPEADDEDRELLAQLHPTARQVPIDGGHPRDPAGARSAVRPSGRSPLARAALAGFDVEAAAAAQHPACALLPAEADAHGVSTLVWHRCRPFHPERLYEALEDITCAAARSRGRFWLADRPDTLLHWDAAGGALCVESAGPWLASLPDAAWEMVPPVRRAAAALDWHPEHGDCCQHLVFTSPGLDRDGLERVLETCLLTDAEYAAGRDAWKRLPPAFDTLLEV, from the coding sequence GTGTCCGAACTCTCCGTCGTGATCGTCGGCGGGCTGCACGCCGATGCCCGCAAGGCGGCCGTCGCGGGGCTGCTCGCCGACGTGCCCGGCAGCCTCGCCCTCCACCACGACCTGGCGACGGCCACCGCCGGCACGGTCGTACGGACCGTCCGCGACGCCACCGGCATCATCGACGCCGGTGAAACGCCCCTGGTCAACGACTGCGCCTGCTGCGCGCTCCGCGAGGACCTGGTGCCCGAGCTGCGCCGGCTCGCCGATGTCGGCGCGACCCGGCTCGCGGTCGTCGAACTGTGGGACTCCGTCGAGCCCAAGGCCATGGCCGAGGTGGTCACGGCCGGCGGGCTCAGCGTCACCGGCGTGATCACCGCCGTCGACCCGGCGCTCGTCCTGCCGTACCTCGGCAACGGTGACGACCTGGCCGAGCGCGGTCTCGCCGCCGCGGCCACCGACCAGCGCACGGTCGCCGACACCTTCGCCCGCCAGCTGGAGTACGCCCCCGTCCTGGCCGTGGCCGACTCCCCGGAGGCCGACGACGAGGACCGCGAGCTGCTCGCCCAGCTGCACCCGACAGCCCGCCAGGTCCCCATCGACGGCGGCCACCCGCGGGACCCGGCGGGCGCCCGGTCCGCCGTACGGCCCTCGGGGCGCTCCCCGCTGGCACGGGCCGCCCTCGCCGGGTTCGACGTCGAGGCGGCCGCCGCCGCCCAGCACCCGGCCTGCGCGCTGCTCCCGGCGGAGGCCGACGCGCACGGCGTGTCCACCCTCGTGTGGCACCGGTGCCGCCCCTTCCACCCGGAGCGGCTCTACGAGGCCCTGGAGGACATCACCTGCGCCGCCGCCCGCAGCCGCGGCCGGTTCTGGCTCGCCGACCGGCCGGACACCCTGCTGCACTGGGACGCGGCCGGCGGCGCCCTGTGCGTGGAGAGCGCGGGCCCCTGGCTCGCCTCCCTGCCCGACGCCGCCTGGGAGATGGTCCCGCCGGTCCGCCGCGCCGCCGCCGCGCTGGACTGGCACCCGGAGCACGGCGACTGCTGCCAGCACCTCGTCTTCACCTCGCCCGGCCTGGACCGCGACGGTCTCGAACGCGTCCTGGAGACCTGCCTGCTGACCGACGCCGAGTACGCCGCCGGGCGCGACGCCTGGAAGCGCCTGCCGCCCGCCTTCGACACCCTCCTGGAGGTCTGA
- the rpsR gene encoding 30S ribosomal protein S18, giving the protein MARTLDRKPAKARPNPLDQAKITYIDYKDTDLLRKFISDRGKIRSRRVTRVSAQQQRQLARAIKNAREMALLPYSSR; this is encoded by the coding sequence ATGGCCCGCACGCTCGACCGCAAGCCCGCCAAGGCCCGCCCCAACCCGCTGGACCAGGCAAAGATCACGTACATCGACTACAAGGACACCGATCTGCTGCGGAAGTTCATCTCCGACCGCGGCAAGATCCGCAGCCGCCGGGTCACCCGTGTCTCGGCCCAGCAGCAGCGGCAGCTGGCCCGCGCGATCAAGAACGCGCGGGAGATGGCGCTCCTGCCGTACTCCAGCCGCTGA
- a CDS encoding DUF397 domain-containing protein yields the protein MDHDVYDVDDASGVYNGMAAAHLRVAWQKSRHSNSQGSCVEFARLPGGEVAVRNSRFPDGPALVYTRAEIEAMLLGIKDGEFDHLIAG from the coding sequence GTGGACCACGACGTGTACGACGTTGACGACGCGTCCGGCGTCTACAACGGTATGGCCGCCGCCCACCTGCGAGTGGCCTGGCAGAAGAGCCGGCACAGCAACTCGCAGGGATCCTGCGTGGAGTTCGCGCGCCTGCCCGGTGGGGAAGTGGCCGTGCGCAACTCGCGGTTCCCCGACGGCCCGGCGCTCGTCTACACCCGCGCCGAGATCGAGGCGATGCTGCTGGGCATCAAGGACGGCGAGTTCGACCACCTGATAGCGGGCTGA
- a CDS encoding ATP-binding protein: MATNGSTMLKPLRQGLPPLDPGAASDAASCALPARYEAVREARQFTRRTLDQWDLGERFDDTCLVVSELVTNALRHALPANTPRLPEQSPPVRLHLMRWTGRLVCAVRDPSQDSPVTRDADDFAAECGRGLFLVDSFSDSWGWHPMAGSIGGKVVWALFRLPQPQSAE, from the coding sequence ATGGCAACGAATGGATCGACCATGCTCAAGCCTTTACGGCAGGGCCTTCCGCCGCTGGATCCCGGGGCCGCGTCCGACGCCGCCTCCTGCGCCCTCCCCGCCCGCTACGAAGCGGTCCGTGAGGCGCGGCAGTTCACGCGCAGAACACTGGACCAGTGGGACCTGGGCGAACGCTTCGACGACACGTGTCTGGTGGTCTCGGAACTCGTCACCAACGCCCTGCGGCACGCGCTGCCCGCCAACACCCCGCGCCTGCCCGAGCAGAGCCCGCCCGTGCGGCTGCACCTGATGCGGTGGACCGGGCGACTGGTGTGCGCGGTGCGCGATCCCAGCCAGGACAGTCCGGTCACGCGCGACGCCGACGACTTCGCGGCGGAGTGCGGTCGCGGCCTGTTCCTCGTCGACTCCTTCAGTGACAGCTGGGGCTGGCACCCGATGGCGGGGTCGATCGGCGGCAAGGTGGTCTGGGCGCTCTTCCGGCTGCCGCAGCCGCAGTCCGCCGAATGA
- a CDS encoding helix-turn-helix transcriptional regulator has product MLLGSQLRRLREARGITREAAGYSIRASESKISRMELGRVSFKTRDVEDLLTLYGITDEAERASLLSLAKEANVAGWWHSYSDVLPSWFPTYVGLEGAASLIRAYEVQFVHGLLQTEAYARAVVRRGMKGASAEDVERRVTLRMERQKHLLEDNGPECHIVLDEAALRRPYGDREVMRGQFQHLIEISERPNVRLQVMPFGFGGHSGESGAFTILSFPESDLSDVVYLEQLTSALYLDKHEDVAQYEKALKELQQDSPGPDESRDLLRGLRQLS; this is encoded by the coding sequence ATGCTGCTCGGCTCGCAACTCAGGCGACTGCGTGAGGCACGCGGCATCACGCGCGAGGCGGCGGGTTACTCGATCCGCGCCTCCGAGTCGAAGATCAGCCGGATGGAACTGGGCCGGGTGAGCTTCAAGACGCGGGATGTGGAGGACCTGCTGACGCTGTACGGCATCACGGACGAGGCGGAGCGGGCCTCGCTGCTGTCCCTCGCCAAGGAGGCCAACGTCGCGGGCTGGTGGCACAGTTACTCGGACGTCCTGCCGAGCTGGTTCCCCACCTATGTGGGCCTGGAGGGCGCGGCGTCCCTGATCCGCGCGTACGAGGTCCAGTTCGTGCACGGGCTGCTGCAGACCGAGGCGTACGCCCGCGCGGTCGTCCGGCGCGGCATGAAGGGCGCCAGCGCGGAGGACGTCGAGCGGCGCGTGACGCTGCGCATGGAGCGGCAGAAGCACCTCCTGGAGGACAACGGCCCGGAGTGCCACATCGTGCTGGACGAGGCCGCCCTGCGCCGCCCCTACGGCGACCGCGAGGTGATGCGCGGCCAGTTCCAGCACCTGATCGAGATCTCCGAGCGCCCCAACGTGCGGCTACAGGTCATGCCGTTCGGCTTCGGCGGCCACTCCGGCGAGAGCGGCGCGTTCACGATCCTGTCCTTCCCGGAGTCCGACCTCTCCGACGTGGTCTACCTGGAGCAGCTCACCAGCGCGCTGTACCTCGACAAGCACGAGGACGTGGCCCAGTACGAGAAGGCGCTGAAGGAGCTCCAGCAGGACAGCCCGGGGCCGGACGAGAGCCGGGACCTTCTGCGAGGTCTCCGCCAGCTCTCCTAG